aCATAAACCACTAAAAAGAACAACTTACAACACAAAGCACTTTTAAGCTTTTTAAGTTTGTATGAAGGTTAGTCCAGAAATTCCTTGAGGTTTAAAATGATTGCGAATCTACTCTTGTTGGTAACCATTGGCAGTCTCAACGTCACCATATCCTAAGTCTAGCTTTTCCTTCTTGATTTTAACCTCATCCTCATCTTGAGGCACCTCTTCTTCATCGTCAGGTGGATACGATACCAGGCCAACATCCTCAGCTCCTTCAATCTTAACCTTGACATCTGGTGGCTCCTCGTCTCCATAATCGGTACGATCACGTTCTCGCTTACGGTCACGTCCGCGGTCCCTGTCACGTCTGTCCCGGTCTCGGTCACGGTCACCACGATCACCACGGTCACGATCCCTGTCGCGATCTCGCCTTCGTCGGTCACGGTCTTTGTCACGGTCCTTGTCACGGTCTCGTCCGCGGTCCCTGTCGCGATCTCTCTCAATGGCTTCTTGGAGGTCCTTGTCCTGGTCCTTGTCATCATTTTCTGCTTCGACGCCTTCTTTTTCAACGTCTCGTTCACCCTCTCGCTCTCGATCACGGTCCCTCCTGCGCCTTTCCCGATCACGGTCCCGATCGCGGTCCCGATCGCGATCACGATCACGATCGCGATCACGGTCTCGATCACGGTCCCGCTCCCTGCGCTCTCTGTCACGATCCCGATCCCTATCACCCCTATCTCCTCTGTCTCCCCTATCTCCTCGATCCCCTCTGTCTCCTCGATCCCTTCTTCCGCGGTCCATGTCTCTACTATCTCTATCGACACGCTCCCGGCGGCGCTCCCTGTCTCGATCATGGCTCCTGCTGCGATCTGGTCGTTCGTGTTGATTTTTGTCTCGATCCTCTTCATCtctgtttgaaaacaaatcaaagattGGGTCTGTTGAGCTTATAGCTTCACCCGGCAGGCTTAAATATTTAAGGTGCAGGCTACATAGCTGTTGTGCCTACAGTCACAACGAAAAAGCACTTACATTGGGttgctttttgaaaacaaattatacttaTTTCATGTGAGAGGGGGTGGGCGGAGGTTCACAAAAGGATTGGGGTCCAGTGTTTACACAGATGAAAAGGCAGAACTAAGTGTCTGGGACatgtgacattttttgtttgcaatgaTATGAGAATGGACGAAAGAGACAAAAAATACTTTGTAAGAGCAAAAAAGAAGGAATTTGTAACCAGCGTTTTCTGCTGATCAGCTGAGAAGTTGAATGCCCCACTAATTTTTTCCGTTTATAaatatatgtattatatactaACCAGGGTTTGCCATTAACATCTTTAGTGAATTttagcatagagttatatatataagaactagagggcgcactggcctatataagTGGCCCgacatgcgcgcaggcggccattttctaagttgacaaaacatcattgcacagcgtgtgtttgtgctgccattttctaagttgacaaaacattatcgcgtagcgttcaataaacacaaactccagcgtgtacttcatattcaacgcgcgtacagaatggcgcatGTGTCTCCTTGCGGCCCCGTCGTGTTtatgcaagaagcatcaccagtgcgccctctagttcttatatataactctatgctttttagtgactagccagcaggaccagtgaGCTTCTTATTTGTCTAGTCCATCAGCTTGTTCTAAATAGTCTGTTTGAACTGAATACAGAGATTTTGTTCAACAATGAACTAGTTAGCCAGACCACTTGCAGTTAATTTTTTACTGCTGCTCATGtgttgtccttcggatgggaagtTAAGCCGTTGTtccctgtgtgttgtgtaatgcacattaaagaacccagtgcacttatctaaaagagaaggggttcgccctgatGATCCTGGTTTGATTAgtagcatattgcaccacaggagtttgttaaccattacattACAAAGgaactgtacatgtttggtaattgtcaaagaccagtgttctcacttggtgtatcccatcaaaagcataaaataacaaacctgtaaaaatttgggttcaattggtcatcgaagttgcgagaaaatgacgaaagaaaaaccaccattgtcagacaaatttgtgtgctttcacataggaataaaagacttctagctagaaatcttttagtattttagtgagaaattacctctttttcaaaatctacgttacttcagaggcagtcgtttcccacaatgttttatactatcaatagctctccaatgcccgttaccaagtcagtttttaagttaatatttgttttgagtaattaccaaacgtgtaccctccctttaactggcatttggccagtagAGCACTGTTAACACTGCTAATGCAAATGACTCACCTTGCAGCTGCTGCTTGTGAAGGTTCCTCCCTTCCAGAGTGACGGACATTGTTTTCAGGGCCACCTCGTCTAGTTCCTCCCAATCCACCACCTACcgattaaagaaaaacacactcaTCATTGTCAGACAACACAGACAGTTGTTTAAGCCAGTGTTTTGGGTCATCATTTGTGATGCGATCCAGAAAAAattagtaattttcaaaactttttttcaaaatcaggCATCTTCTATTTTGAATGGTGTTTTGACAACTATCAAAATGGAATTAATCAAGATTGGCTCaaataacatttttgttgttgaatatgGCAAAAGTTTGATTTACACTGGTTGCCAAAGGGAAACATTTCATGTGTTAAATTGGTTGAAGCACATCCACCTTGAGAGATACTGAGAACAAAATGGTTTCCTGTTCAAGAAAAAGAtgacttaaagggtctatgtactttttctaggacaaaaaaacacaaagtccacagatttacattaaaatttacacattttgaagataatgatataagaaagcttccctgaaattattacttgctgaggtgctgtagttttttaaaaaaacgagtaaaacaatcgcataaaaataatttacatcTCAGTGAACTTGAGACGAAAAAATTTGTACCATGTAAAaaggtattttcatgacattgttttactcactcagctacagcacctcagcaacaaatattttaaggtacgctttctactatcattattatcaaacgttgtaagtttaatgtaaatctgtggacattgtgttttgtgttacaaaaagtacccaaatcctttaagatcTAAAGTAAAAAGAAATGGTCACAAAGCAACTGTTGTCATCATAAAGACAAAAAGACACAAAGACATAGGAAATCTCCGCTTACGTTAAGCATGTTTCACATGTTGGCATGTGAATCTTGGCTTGTATGCATGCGTACTTCATGTTACTAgacattcttcgcttacaaCGCAAGCGGAGAACAGTGATCGCAATCGCAGAATTCGGCAGAAAATTAGACCCTTCTGTACAGGGCGCTGTAAGTGCAGAATACCGTGGTAAGCAGTCTTTGAAATTGTAACCCagatttgtttggttttctttacCTAGTCTCCGTGGCAACCATCCTTTAACCGTCCCCTCTCTCATAACATCCACCAAGACTCTCCTCCCATCAATCTTCTTGCCGTCAGCATACTTGTAGGCATCTACGGATTAAAGACAATTAAAAAGTCAGAACATGAAGCGAACGACGCCGAAACATGCAGACTACTGTCACAACAAAATCGCAATATCACCTGCAAGGGTTGAAGGTCATTCGAGgtgtgtcaaaggtcatatcACTTCTGATGACATCATGTCTCAAGCTTGACGACACGAGAGAAGAGAAGCTTTGCACATCTTGAAGTTTGACCGATATTTATACTTACAACTTTACCctgttattttaaaagtttttttttatttttttacaatggAGGAAAGACATTTAAGTTAATCTATTACGTACATCTGTAAACATGGGAGAACAATTTGAGAAGTCTAGGAATCCAAGATTAAATTAGTTGACGATCCAATAGAAAATATAGGAGTGTATAAATTCTCAGAATGTCAAATGTACATTTCTTTAGCCGCCACTTCAATAGTATGGAATAGTTCACCACCTGAAACTCAACATCACAAATCCACTGACATTTTAGGGCTATGTCAAACAAGACAATCTACAGGCAATAATTTTCAAGCAACTTTTGCGTAATGTTTGAAGCTTGAACAGTGTGGAAAATAAGAAAGAGTAAACTTGTGGTAAaccatgttttaaacaaaatgtaggGATATACGTTGGCTCTAAAAATAGCAGGTGTGGTCTTGACACGTCGTGAACAGTAGATTCTGCTCTGAGCATTCTCCCGAGTACCAGCCGAgcatagacgatgtgacctatgtttacatttaaaccgccctctgttgacaaaacactgtacacgtcatgtttcgccgggcaaataagtgcgtagtcatggtaagattgcatgtACTtgctagctggctgccaaatcacaaaggttttgcccggcggtatgcgcgcgaatcatgttatggttttcgagtgacgtcagaggtcacaacgcctatacatgtactgtttgaaacatgGAGCGACAACACTACTCATTAGCGTAGCATGGTTTTACCTGGGAGTAtactttttaatttcaaaatacCTGATCTTAAACTTTAAACCAGGGCTCAGGAAAAATTAAACTGCAGATAGAGCTTTAAATAATTTGATGATGAGCAGTGAGGTCCTTGGTGGCAGTAGATGAAGCCTTTCCGTTGAAGGATTGACAATGTCTGCTCTCACCAAGCTTCACCCTTCATCAGGACCTTTTCATTACCGAAGCTCCAGCATTAGCTCTGGCTGAAGCTCTAGCCTAGGCTCGGGCAAGCCAGAGCCAAAGTTTCCAAAAGAGGCCATTACTCATACACAGATCACTCACCACATATTTCTCCATGTTATGATAAATGATCAATATATAATCAAGTTTTCTGAACATCCCCAACCCCAGCTGGGACCAATTTCCTAAAGCCTTTACACACAAAACATTGCTGAGCAAAGACGAACCATGCTGAGCAAAGACGAACCATGCTGAGCAAAGACAAACCATGCTCAGCAAAGCAATTTTTtacgaattttgtttttgcccaACAGACTTTAGCAAATTGGCCCCCCATTTGCACAGTTTCATACCTACTCATGTGCAAGAACAATGGGATTACCAGCTATACAAGAAATACACAAAAACTTTTAAGGACAAATGTTACTAAAACTGTTGTTACCATTTCTGCTGCCGGCATAGATAGTAATATTTTACGCAAATGGGCTTACCACCCCAGCTAAGCTTTGTCACAGAATAACTAACAACAATTAACTTTACCACAATGACTACTACCTTACAGGTCACAATAACCAACCTGCATCCATGTTAGAAACTCACCGTTAAAACTTACAAAAGGTTTGACGGAAGATATCTTATTGTCACCAAAATCAACTTTCTGTCCCTCGTGTTGAATATTTTACAACAGAGAATGTTTGGGCTTACCAAACCCAGTGTAAATCATACCACTGAAAAatgtaacattaaaaaaaaaaaaaaaaaaaaaatacacaaagaccactatacaagtacatgtacctgtttcCCAATTAGAGTTTTAAAAACgggggaagaaaaaaagaagcaaatAAACAGGCGGCCAACAAACCCAAAAACTCACACTCCCCGTCCATAACTTCTTCATTACCTTCAGTTCTGATAACTGCAATATAGTAATCTGGCCTGCACTTTTCCTCCGTGGGTGCAGTTCTCTACAGACATGTGCACACCAAGTTGGGCTTACCGACCCACCATCATTTCAGACTTTAAAACCAGCTTACCCAGGCCCTCCCCTTCCCCCgaacaaaaaagcaaaacataatAAGTTGGTTGCTTACTCTGCTCCCTACAACTATTGTTGACCACCATATGCATCGTTGACTCCGCCAAAAACTTACAACACTCAAAAGAACCCAGGTTCCACCTCAGCTGTGCACGGTCCACCAACGTTGGGCTTACCAAACCCGATGACAACAATCACTTACATGAAGGCTTTACTTCAGCTAACAGTGTTTGTAAGTCAATCAAAAAGGCAAAACATGCTTCTAGGTAGTTCTTAAGAGCAAATCACTTACGTAAAGAGGGGACATCGTCGAAACCTCCAAACAGGAAAAGACAAAGGCAGTCAAATCTTTCCGGTAAAGTACTTCAAGATGTTCAACAAATCATGGGCTTACCAACCcggaaaatttacaaaattgagTTTTACAGCACAGGCCTTACCAGCCTGTCATCGGTATGATTATTAGAAATTGTTTTgtaacaaagtacatgtattaggTCTTGTCCAGAACTAAGAtctttaaacaattttacataaaaaaaagacttcGAAAAAAAGTTAATGTGCATTCTTTGGTAAAACTTTTCCAATTCTATTTAAGTTTAAAAAGTGCAGTTTCTATTCGAAATTGTCAAAATGCATAGTTTGACACCAATATCTGAATAAGAAAAAACCAAAGACACAAATTTACCTGGCACCTTACCAAGTCTTGCCAAAACACATCACACGCCGAGCCATCAAGATGGGAACAAGGTTGACACATTCCAGGTATGAGGTTGTGACGCTGGGTAACTTACCCGGAACATGACACATACCAGGGGTCCAACAATTTGGGCACAAAAAATAACAGAGTTTTTAAAACGGTTGAGCTTCTTAGCCGAAGActtaaaacataaaatgattGGGACCACTAttcgttgttgtttttttcaatgtAATGCCGATTAAAAGaccaaattatcaagaaagatacaataaaagttgcCAGTAAAAGTTTTAGGTGAATAAAGTGACTACTTGttgaaaaaacagcaacaaaaactggcatagttttttttgttaccAAAAACACCAAATCAATATGAAGGTCTACATGTTTGTGGTTATTGTAGTTGATTTTTACAGGATCAAACAAAGAGTTATCGCAGGACCCCCTGGTATGGTCTGCACGTTTGTTACTTTTTAATTCCTTACTTTGGTTTATGATTTCTGATGTATGTCTGTTATTGTGATATATGCTTGAGAAGTCTCATCAATGCATGCAttattgtttggtttgttttataaaaattcAGAAACGTTAATAGCCCTaatgagattttggtagcccgAAAAACACATTACGTCTCGAGTCACAACACAAATTGGTCACcgaaagtattttattttacaataccATCAGCACAGTTCattattgtttgtgatgttaatctttgcattatttttccactAGCTCGCTGGGCTATCAAACTGGGTAAATGAGTTGACCGGCTGTAAATCTGGAAAACCCGGGCTAGCGGGCTAGTGGCAATTCCGACCCCTGCGTGTATGTTGATAAAAGAGAATGTAGGTTCAAACTAACCTGTTCTTTGTTGATGCATGTTGTAAAGATATTCAGCACAGCTAGCTTTTTGAACTCATTGAAATGAGTACTCTTCtacagtacagtacatgtatgtcttctAAGACGTTTAACATTTTGGTGTCTTGTGACTTTGTGAGAGAAAGTTTTTACTGTATGGTTGTTAAAGCAAATTCCCCTCCCCCTTTCTATACCCACCCACCCCCATTGGCCCCTTGGGTATGTCTGTGTGTTGAATATGGGGAGGCCAGTGTACCGCTTACCATATCATATACAAACCCAAATCCATGAAATGGATTAATGACTAGGCTTAGAGAGACAGCAAGGCTGAGGCTTTGTCATGCCAGGCCGACTGACTGAGTGGGGGCAGCACACTATGTGTGGCTGTATTGAAAGGGTGACAAAAAGATACATTTACGTCAGTGTGTGGTATAGGCAACAAGGCTAGATTACAGTGGGGTGGGTAACTTGAGTTACCCTTATACATGTAATTCCCTTAACAGTTTAGTTTCTAGAAATTACAAACTACTCCTAAATACAGTAACTTCGGTAAACAAATACCAAACTCCTTGTCTGTACATGTGTTATAACCCTCATGACACAAATGCATGAAAAGactcttcccatgaaatattttgtaaattgcACATCATCGCAGGTGCACACTAACTGCACTACTGCTGGGCAAAATGAGGGGACATCCTGCTTTTTGGATGGGGGTTGAATGTGGCGTGAAACTTACACATTTGTTCGTCTGCCTAGTGCACAATTCTTTGGCGCTTGCCATAGTGTCTGTGCCCATGCAAGAatataattagcatatttcatgggaaggacTCATCGAAGGGGCCAATGAGTGATACTCACATGTGATtgcttgaaggcactggacacctttggtaattgtcaaaggacagtattctcacttggtgaatgaAATAAGACATCTGTGAAATcacttggtcatcaaagttgcaagagaataatgaaagaaaaaacaccattgtgcatacatttgtgtgctttcagatgcataataaaaggcttcaggcctgaagtcgtttaatatttgagtgagaaattacctctttctcaaaaactataatacttcagagggagacgtttctcacaaagtttgaaactatcaacagctctccattgcttgttaccaaataagtttgtatgctaacaattgttttgagtaattaccaattagagtccagtacctttaatgcCAAAACCAGGCACTTCCTGTCAGAACTTAAAACTGGGTTTACTTGCTTTCCAAAAagattagaagaaaaaaatttttaaaaaatctaTAGCACCAAATCCATATTCATGATGTCACATCGATCAGTTATCATGGCCAATGTTTCCGTTGTTCTAAATTTTAATGCAAACTGAGAAGTGACTGATTCTGGCTACACATCTGTCAGTAGACCTCTTGTGCTTTAACATCCATTGCTGAAGTCAAATAACGCAAATGTGCAAGCGTGTACATGccacgcacaactctcagccaatgaaagTTCCttctttgacctcagtgagggcgctgttagtGTTTGTTGCATCATGTGCGCATCATGTGCAAGGGGTCTACAGAATTTTTCTTCAATCTGGGGAACACTGCCAACGATAGTGAAGGTactgattgagctcaacatCTCAAACAGCATCTGCAAAGTTTACACCAATCTGTGGTGGATCCAGCATAcagggatgtcaaaggtcatctAAAGGTCATTGGTAATATTTACAGATACACCGTATACAAACCTATCTCTGCTTACCATAGGAACACTCTTACAGGTACCAGCTTAATTTTGGTATGTCAGTGCAAACAAaacgctgtttttttttaaatgaaataaactcTTTGCGACTCAAGCTTTTCAAAATTGCAACAATCTTGTATTTCATATAGTGcaaagatatcccttttttaaGTGTGCACATAACCTCCCTCACTAGAGATTCATTCTGAAATTGAGCCGATACTTTTGAACTGAAAACttgtttaatttaataaaatccctgaacacaattttaaaaaacaggAGACGGCGGTTTCAAGACCTGTATTTATCTTGGAACTGCAGTTTAAAAACTACCCTTATTAGTGTTTAATTAACTATAAAATTGAGCATCCAAAATGTATCTACGAATCCCAAACCAACGCCCAGTCTAAAATATTGTTAATTCAATATTTCTGTGACAGTCTACGGAATCAAATGCCAGGAGCATTCCTGCCTGTTCTAGGCTAATGCCTCTGAAGATGAGAACACAGAACTTGCCAAAGGAGTTTTACATCATTCCCTTACAAATTTTTgggtttgtatatactcagcgccttgagtatcttgagtaccttgtttggtagatacgtgcgctatataagacttcaatattattattattattattattattaaacatatgtgacccgctctgacggaatgaggaatgtctagtaaagtctcatttcgtgtaatttgacaccgaacataatcataacaaacaattattgaaaattattgaattttttaattttttgtatttctacacttttaggttgcctaaatcttgattaaacttactatggtcttaccttttcgtcaaaagattactaaagatgtaaaaacagacgatttctgagccatgttcttgacgtaattatccaaaaatattccaaatcccacgggacagacagcgaacattcattgaaaacaccaaatttggcgagcgtcgcaaaacttttcacacaacttgcatagcgccaccaggagtaccattggaaagccaaagattagaggtgtctaaatatagccaccaaaaacatgtgtcaacactgaaaggggttcaaaggtcaccaaaggcaaaccctgttttatcagcgatgacatctctcattcataaatccgcgtcgcgagatttagtatggctcacagaccgaggcgttgtttatccatgcagcttgagagtccgatcacccgacccggtcttgttgccatagctagttgcagcgctggtaatacgacaatgtacacacgaacactgcgcgggtaccatgcacaaactttgctacacgtacgacgtatggaacagtggaatgtttatcgaacgttgggaaaacagtgtctaatttccatcattgtttcgtggtttttcaaggttgaattgttcaaaaccaaaataattctgaatgttaaaggaacaatctttcagttaaacttcatgctgggtaagaaatttcgctaaaatcatgagaaacatgcacggGGAAATTGCGAATGTTACCTGGTCTTCAAGCCGAGTATACCCGTGGGGGTTGATGCTATGCGCTGAGTGACAGCTGTCTTTACTatgttttgacttgacggaacaaaactcgcctttcaagttggaaatatcaacgcaaattgctctaaaatttcaggtaaacattgtcaaac
Above is a window of Asterias rubens chromosome 11, eAstRub1.3, whole genome shotgun sequence DNA encoding:
- the LOC117296360 gene encoding U1 small nuclear ribonucleoprotein 70 kDa-like; this translates as MTQYLPPNLLALFAPRDPLRFMPPNDKLRHEKKDDGYMGMSEYVRLFEDPKDTPPPTRVETKEEKKDRKRKEKEEAHRAKAEAAITDWEPAAATIGDPFKTLFIARVNYDTSESKLRREFESYGPIKMIHVVHDKKSGKPRGYAFIEYEHERDMHNAYKYADGKKIDGRRVLVDVMREGTVKGWLPRRLGGGLGGTRRGGPENNVRHSGREEPSQAAAARDEEDRDKNQHERPDRSRSHDRDRERRRERVDRDSRDMDRGRRDRGDRGDRGDRGDRGDRGDRDRDRDRERRERDRDRDRDRDRDRDRDRDRDRDRDRERRRRDRDREREGERDVEKEGVEAENDDKDQDKDLQEAIERDRDRDRGRDRDKDRDKDRDRRRRDRDRDRDRGDRGDRDRDRDRRDRDRGRDRKRERDRTDYGDEEPPDVKVKIEGAEDVGLVSYPPDDEEEVPQDEDEVKIKKEKLDLGYGDVETANGYQQE